Genomic window (Chitinophagales bacterium):
CAGTGCTAAAATCCTGAGAAAAAACCTGCTTCCCTAAAGAAGAGAAGATTTGAACGCTAACAGGTCCTGGATTTTTGGATTCGATGCTCAGTATCTCTGAAACCGGGTTAGGATACATTTTGAAATTCAGAACCGGTTCCTGCTTTATTCCGGTAGTTAAATAGGTACTTTTTGCGAAAATGGAATTGTCACAAACAATTTCAGAAACAAGATCGGGGACGAAACCAGCTACATACGTATTGCTATAAGTATTGAAAGCAATCATTCTAAGCATATTGCCGGTGTTCATTGCAACCAGCAAAAAGGTCCCTGTATTTTGGTCAAAAGAAGATGAACCACCCACGTAATAAGGAAAACCGATCAGCTCTCCGCGGTTAATAATATCTCCGGTTGTTTTATCTATCTCGACAATATTCCTTCCTGTGAAATTAAACAGGGAGTCATACGTATCACTCAGGGCATAAATGATTTCATTGACATTATCAAAATGAACGCTTGTAATATTGTTGTAAGGCGCTGTTGAATTCAGAATTGTTTTCGTGAATGAAAACAGGCTATCTCGCACAGGTACTGCATATAAACACAAAGCAGGATCATTGGTAAAACCCACATAATAAAGAATGCCGTTATTTGAATCAAAACCAATGGCATCGCTGACAATACCATTCGCACCCGGTTCATAGATAATACCGATCAGGCTGTCCTGATTCGCACTGATATTGTATTCATAAATGCTGATATATTCCTCGGTTTCCATTAACAGGTTGTACATTTTTCCGTTGCTCATATCGAATTCTGAAACATTGGTATATAAGGACCCACCTGCCAGATTTTCCATACCGGTAACTGAATTATATGAATACAATCCTGAGCTGCCGTCCGCAATTCCGGTAATATAATACGTGCTGTTAAGTGCATCAAACGCTGAGGTGGCGAAATAATAGCCATCCAGCATGGTTGGTATCACATTTACGGTTAGCGAATCCAGCGCCTGCCACTGAATGAGGTTAATGCTGCCGGTACTGGAATTGGTGGAAGCTCCGATAAGATTTATCTGCGCAAAAACTCCGATATGCAGGGTGGTCACTAAAATACAGCTCAAAAATGCTTTTTTCATAAGGATTTGTTCTCTTCATCTAACAAAAAGAAGTTAATAATGTTCAAATTTATTTTCTGTCGCTCAGTCCCAGGTAGGCGTCTCGCCAATCAGGGAAAAACAGACGAACTCAACGCATATTGAATCCTTCGTTACAAAACCTGCCGCTACTACACTGCTGTGTCTGTTTATTATTTTCTTTTCCATAATAGGCAGATGACTGTCAATCATGCTCAAAATCCTGTTATCTTCTTAAATGCCGCCGCTTTTCTAATTGAGATTCCGATATTAACTCCATTTTTTAGTATGGCTTTGAGTCCTCGTTTATCCGAG
Coding sequences:
- a CDS encoding T9SS type A sorting domain-containing protein, producing the protein MKKAFLSCILVTTLHIGVFAQINLIGASTNSSTGSINLIQWQALDSLTVNVIPTMLDGYYFATSAFDALNSTYYITGIADGSSGLYSYNSVTGMENLAGGSLYTNVSEFDMSNGKMYNLLMETEEYISIYEYNISANQDSLIGIIYEPGANGIVSDAIGFDSNNGILYYVGFTNDPALCLYAVPVRDSLFSFTKTILNSTAPYNNITSVHFDNVNEIIYALSDTYDSLFNFTGRNIVEIDKTTGDIINRGELIGFPYYVGGSSSFDQNTGTFLLVAMNTGNMLRMIAFNTYSNTYVAGFVPDLVSEIVCDNSIFAKSTYLTTGIKQEPVLNFKMYPNPVSEILSIESKNPGPVSVQIFSSLGKQVFSQDFSTAGKIDLDLESLSPGLYLVNLITREQTGTDKILVH